One part of the Euwallacea similis isolate ESF13 chromosome 30, ESF131.1, whole genome shotgun sequence genome encodes these proteins:
- the Ube4B gene encoding ubiquitin conjugation factor E4 B produces the protein MSELSQEEIRRRRLARLAALESGSPSNSISPPITPISQSPMSTTQGQSPSAFESQGNSLENKFFPSANGVGIEKSSSKSEINAMPVVEKEKAESHGVFKEPSKPIDIQLPSSSKQRSRAPPVRSDSETSSIHMEVDEASGCADKLGANTDIDSGFENMEVDDSDLQKKDIHRHRTTSSSTELSVEQLQESVARILQASFTKSSPSRVFLPQTAEYLKENPHITIRDLTSTAIMEMLSVIGKGDNPFRNITPPSQDITDTYSLHSGSVSPVQSSPSTSDMQCPVPVLVMKEKLDDECPINLATSFLMESYNRVAQEERNHPKRSSIPPLSDVLTEVRAQIIQYTALVLQGKLVPGLDEGYGKSPLLSPIVHQTVPRGFLTELVTRTHTNEDVFSKVFSPILQGLFRMMREACVVEDKHRLPLQALFELADIRCGIRPICSLITKQFQFGVTGPLTNAGGRELTTMSFLGPFLDISIFAEDAPKVAEKLFSGNAANDSTLRQGLQLELEHIRGTLHRIFHYILANQDSRDACLKYLGDILKNNEKRAQLAMEERLLAGDGFMLNLLSVLQYLAVKIKFNKMDLMYPFHPEAKVQIQNDTRLKFSSQEVGDWLEELEKSYEFPSPNFSSVCWFLTLHCHHLSLLPVIQKYQRRLRAIRDLQKLVDETIAAEVQWKNTPFASRNKQFIKKWKQQLKKLNRSKACADAGLLDKNLMRRSLIFYTTVSEYLLSLMTGNRPGTPVPDLPLPPPQTPAFYALPEWYVEDIAEFLLFALQYFPSVISDNAEDPLIAWLLVTMCSSNMIKNPYLVAKLIEVVFVIIPSIQPRCEPLYNRLMAHHISCTVLPSCLMKFYTDVETTGSSSEFYDKFSIRYHISLIIKGMWASPVHRQAVIDESKSGNQFVKFINMLMNDTTFLLDESLESLKRIHEIQELIADDDKWSKLPSDQQQSRMRQLSADERQCRSYLTLARETVDMFHYLTVDIKEPFLRPELASRLASMLNFNLQQLCGKKYKDLKVENPDKYGWEPRRLLSQLVDIYLHLDCDTFAEALASDERSFSRELFNDAAALMERVSIKTAVEIERFRELSEKAYRVVERNHRSDEWLEEAPDEFKDPLMDTLMTDPVLLPSGQIMDRSVIMRHLLNSNTDPFNRQPLTEDMLLPVDDLKERIRIWKSEKTKANPMN, from the exons ATGAGCGAGCTTAGCCAGGAAGAG ATTCGACGCCGTCGCTTGGCCCGATTGGCAGCACTCGAAAGTGGCTCCCCATCGAACTCAATTTCACCACCAATTACTCCAATATCACAATCACCTATGTCCACCACTCAAGGTCAAAGCCCTTCGGCCTTCGAATCTCAGGGAAATTCGTtggaaaataagttttttccttCTGCGAACGGTGTtggaattgaaaaatcaagttCAAAAAGTGAGATTAACGCCATGCCTGTGGTTGAGAAGGAAAAAGCAGAAAGCCATGGAGTGTTCAAG gaaCCAAGTAAACCCATCGATATTCAACTTCCGTCAAGTTCGAAGCAAAGATCTAGGGCTCCACCTGTGAGAAGCGATTCCGAAACTAGTTCGATTCACATGGAAGTGGATGAGGCTAGTGGGTGTGCAGACAAGCTAGGTGCTAATACAGACATAGATTCCGGATTTGAAAACATGGAAGTGGACGACTCAGACCTGCAAAAAAAGGACATACACCGACATAGAACCACCTCCTCATCTACTGAGCTCAGTGTGGAGCAGCTACAAGAAAGCGTGGCCCGAATTTTGCAGGCCTCGTTTACAAAGTCATCCCCATCTCGTGTGTTTTTACCTCAAACTGCCGAATATCTCAAAGAGAACCCGCATATTACTATTCGTGATCTTACCTCGACTGCTATTATGGAGATGCTGTCGGTGATTGGAAAGGGAGACAATCCGTTTAGAAATATTACTCCTCCTAGTCAAGACATCACTGATACATATAGTTTGCACTCAGGATCCGTGAGCCCCGTGCAAAGTAGCCCAAGCACTAGTGATATGCAGTGTCCTGTGCCAGTGCTAGTTATGAAGGAGAAACTAGATGATGAATGCCCAATTAATTTAGCAACAAGTTTTCTAATGGAGTCGTACAACAGGGTTGCGCAGGAGGAGAGGAATCATCCTAAAAG ATCCAGTATTCCTCCGCTAAGCGACGTCTTAACCGAGGTTAGAGCACAAATTATCCAATACACTGCCCTAGTGCTCCAAGGAAAACTTGTACCAGGCTTAGATGAAGGTTATGGAAAGTCGCCTTTACTTTCGCCAATAGTACATCAAACTGTTCCTAg AGGATTTTTAACGGAATTAGTAACTCGAACTCATACAAATGAGGATGTTTTCTCTAAAGTTTTCAGTCCCATTCTTCAGGGGTTATTCAGAATGATGAGGGAGGCGTGTGTGGTTGAAGACAAACATAG acTGCCTCTGCAAGCGTTATTCGAGCTTGCAGACATACGATGCGGCATTAGACCAATATGTAGCTTAATAACAAAACAGTTTCAATTCGGTGTAACGGGACCGTTGACGAATGCAGGAGGGCGAGAACTAACTACCATGTCTTTCTTAGGcccatttttggacatttctATATTCGCTGAAGATGCGCCAAAGGTggcagaaaaattgttttcag GAAACGCCGCAAACGATAGTACGTTACGACAAGGCTTACAACTAGAACTAGAACATATTCGCGGCACTCTGCACAGAATATTTCACTACATTTTGGCTAACCAAGATAGCAGGGATGCGTGTTTGAAATACCTGGgtgacattttgaaaaacaacgaaaaaCGCGCTCAATTAGCAATGGAGGAACGCCTGCTTGCAGGTGACGGTTTCATGTTGAATCTCCTGAGTGTACTGCAATACTTAGCCGTGAAAATCAAGTTCAACAAAATGGACTTAATGTATCCGTTCCACCCAGAGGCTAAAGTGCAGATTCAGAATGACACAAGACTGAAATTCTCCTCTCAAGAGGTGGGCGACTGGTTGGAGGAATTGGAGAAATCATACGAGTTTCCCTCACCTAATTTCTCGTCTGTTTGCTGGTTTTTAACATTGCACTGCCATCACTTGTCGCTGCTACCGGTTATTCAAAAGTATCAGCGTAGACTTAGGGCGATTAGAGACCTACAAAAGTTAGTCGATGAGACGATAGCGGCCGAGGTCCAATGGAAGAACACTCCCTTCGCCAGTAGGAATAAGCAATTTATCAAGAAATGGAAACAGCAACTAAAAAAGCTTAATAG ATCAAAAGCATGTGCAGATGCGGGCTTACTGGACAAAAATCTAATGCGTCGCTCTCTGATTTTCTACACTACAGTGAGCGAATACCTGTTAAGTTTAATGACAGGAAATCGCCCCGGCACCCCTGTACCAGATCTACCTCTTCCACCACCTCAGACGCCTGCGTTTTACGCTTTGCCCGAGTGGTATGTTGAGGATATcgctgaatttttattattcgctTTACA ATATTTTCCAAGTGTGATATCGGACAACGCCGAGGATCCCTTGATCGCCTGGCTCTTGGTGACAATGTGCTCTTCGAACATGATCAAGAACCCGTACCTAGTTGCCAAACTGATCGAAGTTGTTTTTGTGATAATACCTAGCATCCAGCCGAGATGCGAGCCACTTTATAACCGCTTAATGGCTCACCATATTTCCTGCACAGTTCTGCCAAGTTgcttaatgaaattttacactGAT GTCGAGACCACGGGTTCCAGTTCAGAGTTCTACGACAAGTTTTCTATTAGGTATCACATAAGCCTTATTATTAAAG GGATGTGGGCCTCCCCAGTTCATAGACAAGCAGTGATCGACGAGTCAAAGAGCGGGAACCAGTTTGTGAAATTCATCAATATGTTGATGAACGACACTACTTTTCTGTTAGACGAATCTTTAGAATCCTTGAAGCGAATCCACGAAATCCAAGAGCTAATAGCCGACGACGACAAGTG GTCGAAATTGCCAAGTGATCAGCAGCAAAGCCGTATGCGTCAACTGAGCGCTGACGAGCGGCAGTGTCGCTCTTACTTGACTCTGGCTCGTGAAACTGTCGATATGTTCCATTACTTAACCGTGGACATCAAGGAACCATTCTTAAGGCCTGAACTAGCGTCGAGATTAGCATCTATGCTGAATTTTAATCTGCAGCAGTTATGCggcaaaaaatacaaagattTGAAG gTGGAGAATCCGGATAAATATGGGTGGGAACCGCGAAGGCTTTTAAGTCAATTAGTCGACATTTATTTGCACTTAGACTGTGATACTTTTGCGGAGGCCCTTGCCAGTGATGAA AGGTCCTTCAGCAGAGAACTGTTCAATGATGCGGCAGCCCTCATGGAACGAGTCAGCATCAAAACCGCGGTAGAAATTGAACGATTTAGAGAATTGTCAGAGAAAGCTTATAGGGTAGTAGAACGAAATCACAG GTCTGATGAGTGGTTAGAGGAAGCTCCAGACGAATTCAAAGATCCATTAATGGATACTTTGATGACGGATCCAGTGTTGCTGCCCAGCGGCCAGATAATGGACCGATCGGTCATAATGAGACATTTATTGAATAGTAACACCGACCCGTTTAACAGGCAGCCATTGACCGAGGACATGCTGTTGCCAG TCGATGATCTCAAGGAAAGAATTAGAATTTGGAAGTCCGAGAAAACGAAAGCCAACCCAATGAACTGA
- the LOC136417854 gene encoding uncharacterized protein isoform X1: MCLKVEIASLTLICLGGMAVPLATERNRQHPASVKAVPQEVLQPQASQNNNNQHKPQKYFQDVYVAKNNPKELEFGHVFENLNDWEQRFEKLNLENLNRQGKVRWGDKNGAYGEHYWDYNHAGHNQQEESDINAEDSSEGQIKRASQEESGNVPVYQHQDVRFKRNPDEDVEFINDAARSSALDSRAPKHGGNYRRSKQSRPKRKYY, from the exons ATGTGCCTAAAG GTGGAAATTGCTTCCTTAACACTTATTTGCCTTGGTGGAATGGCGGTACCTTTAGCAACAGAGAGGAATCGACAACATCCTGCATCTGTTAAAGCAGTGCCGCAAGAGGTGCTCCAACCACAAGCCTCACAGAATAACAACAATCAACACAAACCACAGAAATACTTTCA agATGTGTACGTAGCAAAAAACAACCCTAAAGAACTTGAGTTCGGCCACGTCTTCGAAAATCTCAACGACTGGGAGCAACGATTTGAAAAGTTGAATTTGGAAAACTTAAATAGGCAAGGAAAG GTACGATGGGGAGATAAAAACGGAGCGTATGGGGAACACTATTGGGACTATAACCATGCAGGTCATAACCAACAAGAAGAAAGTGATATAAATGCAGAGGATAGTAGTGAAGGTCAGATTAAGAGAGCGTCTCAGGAGGAATCTGGCAATGTCCCTGTATATCAACATCAAGATGTTAGGTTTAAAAGGAATCCGGATGAAGATGTGGAATTCATTAATGATGCAGCTAGGTCTAGTGCATTGGACTCAAGAGCACCCAAACATGGTGGAAACTATAG ACGATCCAAACAATCAAGGCCGaaacgaaaatattattaa
- the LOC136417752 gene encoding pickpocket protein 28-like: MTIAEPRKRRVGIQDPVFCKSIRYYFREYCHCSSIHGFRYFGEKRTYFERIWWFIVFGIVVVICIYFIANVYEKWNSSPVIVSFDTRETKIHSIPFPAVTICPEVKSRRNLYNHTDVYLKLQNGGAEGMDNLTNTETVRSVAFTILIRVRVKIREKIKLSTNSVTVLTFVIIFNTKSLTNVVCFIFRKDGSLYMSMICDVRRKVKSQSPTFSEDIFQFLDNVRRRKTLYACSWMGEKFSCHHIFSPIFTDEGICYAFNMLDREDIFRSNVIHYKNFGEHPERENLTWNLDEGYLDEKVNTYPKRAKFPGVKSALSVTLMAFKDDLDPTCKDSIQGFKVILHTPMRLPRASNQYFRVPLDEAVLGSIQPAMISTSYNVKTYDPERRQCFFPSERYLRFFKIYTQLNCDIECLTNFTSERCGCVKFFMPRENGTNICGASKENCMDEAEKALQIGGLIKSMNEIKRKKKSKPSNIKETMEMEAKAEDIFKMPNCNCLPLCSDLSYSVEISQAKWDWQNKPDIMLSKLPSKNKVKMSKLMLYFKTSQFVTSKRHELYGPTDFLANFGGLLGLFTGLSALSIIEIIYFLSIRLFCNVRLYGRWYGPES, encoded by the exons ATGACAATAGCAGAACCACGCAAAAGACGAGTGGGGATCCAAGACCCGGTATTTTGCAAAAGTATTAGGTACTATTTCAGAGAGTACTGCCACTGTAGTAGCATCCATGGCTTTCGGTATTTTGGAGAAAAACGCACCTACTTTGAAAG aatatggTGGTTTATAGTGTTCGGCATAGTGGTggtaatatgtatatatttcaTCGCGAACGTATACGAGAAGTGGAACTCAAGTCCTGTGATAGTAAGCTTCGATACCAGAGAGACCAAAATCCACAGCATTCCATTTCCGGCAGTCACCATTTGTCCAGAAGTCAAGAGTAGGAGGAATTTGTATAATCATACAGATGTCTATTTAAAGCTTCAGAATGGTGGTGCGGAAGGAATGGATAATCTTACCAATACAGA AACCGTGAGGTCAGTAGCATTTACCATACTGATTCGAGTGCG AGTTAAAATTAGAGagaaaataaagttaagtacAAATAGTGTAACTGTGCTAActtttgtgataatttttaataccaaAAGTCTCACTAATgtagtttgttttatttttagaaaagacGGTTCTCTTTACATGAGTATGATTTGCGATGTCCGCAGAAAAGTCAAGTCACAGAGTCCAACGTTTTCTGAagatatatttcaatttttagacAAC GttagaagaagaaaaactttatatGCATGTTCCTGGATGGGAGAAAAGTTCAGTTGCCACCATATATTCAGCCCCATATTCACAGACGAAGGAATATGCTACGCGTTCAATATGTTGGACAGGGAAGATATTTTTCGAAGTAATGT aatacactataaaaattttggagagCACCCTGAAAGGGAAAACCTTACTTGGAATTTGGATGAAGGATATTTAGACGAAAAAGTGAACACTTACCCCAAACGCGCAAAGTTCCCTGGGGTAAAATCTGCACTATCTGTGACCCTAATGGCATTTAAAGACGACTTGGATCCTACTTGCAAGGACTCTATTCAAGGATTCAaa GTAATTCTCCATACCCCTATGAGACTCCCCAGGGCGAGCAATCAATACTTCAGGGTACCACTGGATGAAGCCGTATTAGGTTCCATACAACCGGCCATGATATCGACCTCATACAATGTGAAGACGTATGATCCAGAACGCAGGCAGTGCTTTTTTCCTTCCGAGAGATACTTGaggttcttcaaaatttacacTCAACTGAACTGTGATATTGAATGTTTAACGAATTTTACTTCAGAGAGATGTGGTTGTGTCAAGTTTTTTATGCCAA gaGAAAACGGAACCAACATATGCGGagcttcaaaagaaaattgtatGGACGAGGCAGAAAAGGCTTTGCAAATCGGTGGTTTGATAAAGTCTATGAACGAAATAAAGAggaaaaaaaagtcaaaaccctcaaatattaaagaaaCCATGGAGATGGAAGCTAAAGCGGAGGACATTTTTAag ATGCCCAATTGTAACTGTCTGCCCTTATGCTCAGATCTGTCTTATTCCGTCGAAATTTCGCAGGCGAAGTGGGATTGGCAGAACAAACCTGATATAATGTTGTCTAAACTGCCGTCCAAAAACAA AGTAAAAATGTCCAAGTTAATGCTCTACTTCAAGACCTCCCAATTTGTGACTTCTAAGAGGCACGAGCTCTACGGGCCTACCGATTTCTTGGCCAATTTCGGAGGTTTACTGGGCCTTTTTACCGGTTTATCAGCCTTATCGattatagaaattatttacttCCTCAGTATCAGATTGTTCTGCAACGTCAGGCTTTATGGCAGGTGGTACGGCCCAGAAAGTTAA
- the LOC136417789 gene encoding uncharacterized protein: MNEMAEDLNYDCNYNMFLAKIMLPSLNNTDDRQKAVRWMKKLATCNRSIKEMKLRNDFMYYLVVNIQQGELQPPFTEPPPASPLPDIVHLLHGGVMEPNLDEWRDGGQMGPMLYDRSPDGGAFLAAQPVPRCGAFCYLAVVARDPKKN; this comes from the exons ATGAATGAAATGGCTGAAGACTTAAACTATGACTGCAACTATAACATGTTTCTGGCAAAAATCATGCTGCCCAGTTTGAATAACACTGATG ATAGACAAAAGGCAGTTCGATGGATGAAGAAACTGGCTACCTGTAATAGATCAATTAAGGAAATGAAATTGAGGAACGATTTTATGTATTACTTAGTAGTCAATATACAACAGGGAGAGCTGCAGCCTCCCTTCACAGAACCGCCCCCAGCAAGCCCTCTTCCGGACATTGTCCATCTCTTG CATGGTGGCGTAATGGAACCAAATCTAGACGAATGGCGAGACGGCGGACAAATGGGACCAATGTTGTATGACCGTTCTCCTGACGGAGGAGCCTTTCTAGCGGCCCAACCGGTACCCAGATGCGGAGCCTTTTGCTATCTGGCAGTAGTGGCTAGGGATCCCAAAAAGAACTGA
- the LOC136417854 gene encoding uncharacterized protein isoform X2, whose product MCLKVEIASLTLICLGGMAVPLATERNRQHPASVKAVPQEVLQPQASQNNNNQHKPQKYFQDVYVAKNNPKELEFGHVFENLNDWEQRFEKLNLENLNRQGKVRWGDKNGAYGEHYWDYNHAGHNQQEESDINAEDSSEGQIKRASQEESGNVPVYQHQDVRFKRNPDEDVEFINDAARSSALDSRAPKHDDPNNQGRNENIIK is encoded by the exons ATGTGCCTAAAG GTGGAAATTGCTTCCTTAACACTTATTTGCCTTGGTGGAATGGCGGTACCTTTAGCAACAGAGAGGAATCGACAACATCCTGCATCTGTTAAAGCAGTGCCGCAAGAGGTGCTCCAACCACAAGCCTCACAGAATAACAACAATCAACACAAACCACAGAAATACTTTCA agATGTGTACGTAGCAAAAAACAACCCTAAAGAACTTGAGTTCGGCCACGTCTTCGAAAATCTCAACGACTGGGAGCAACGATTTGAAAAGTTGAATTTGGAAAACTTAAATAGGCAAGGAAAG GTACGATGGGGAGATAAAAACGGAGCGTATGGGGAACACTATTGGGACTATAACCATGCAGGTCATAACCAACAAGAAGAAAGTGATATAAATGCAGAGGATAGTAGTGAAGGTCAGATTAAGAGAGCGTCTCAGGAGGAATCTGGCAATGTCCCTGTATATCAACATCAAGATGTTAGGTTTAAAAGGAATCCGGATGAAGATGTGGAATTCATTAATGATGCAGCTAGGTCTAGTGCATTGGACTCAAGAGCACCCAAACATG ACGATCCAAACAATCAAGGCCGaaacgaaaatattattaaataa
- the Dnaaf5 gene encoding dynein axonemal assembly factor 5 produces MEKPETNISYQTLENSNDDIVSKAKKTFAPIQSPDRKIRKRCFVDLTALLSQCSIDKVAEKVLKDIFSETHIYFLNGLRDKSEAVREEATKFVIFLIIEIYPVNDFYLTYIIPVLVERIGTVELVEESEEVRLSLLTCLNKIIVKYTRTEYLRPFLNDCVTILCETLKDKYSVIKELSCHAVENLSIALNADFKKQAETLLKPTLNLFSYQKYKVRIAAIKAVGVIVMHSSYKGVEEAVGPMAERLFDQTPEVRQTVCQVASHWLLHHVDRYSYFHKMIPLLLTGVIDEVEATRKEAIFLWDQVGMQYLKENENELKDKLDYLTEAPKYYPEGLERPNLGCRVLVQRNLSKLAVPLSNELFSWQMDVRVRCSQLLCALVHHAEEDFTFNTQNLLPAMYSAARDDDQRVVQNIKRASELIGAFVNYKTLSKLLLPVIRDEPHYGHLIVFAGIIQGSTSETIQAHLEEVSEVLAADNVCYNQKIKYSLAFLDCIAAISKKNLHLPDNSSSNFNMFKALVCVVSFRHPEIKDKINTELFKTLHGISPAFNSPSENLNKLFTYINRQPRLWTVNSGNYLIFKTLLSHFSLSYGVDKDLLVEILKEALHVDVDPESQLVIYYTLAKRFEFKTILFGDDRSSKDTSRFYERLIHEVFIPALVWRAGGTAEAIRGMAITCLKFALTPDSTSHDCSPVPIFSSAKCLQETIEKLLPILLSISDDPTHVIREGSVKCLKLLIQYSVDWSLKSDTWNDDFVKIYSEMLKRLDDPHDTVRDAALECLATLFDNVPSKFCEDGFKEHRKLLIDTLLTHLDSYDSIVPDLSALKAIIRMKIPDMEQRIRDTLPSLTSQTAHDAILHEVNRAN; encoded by the exons atggagaaACCTGAAACCAATATCTCGTATCAAACtcttgaaaattcaaatgacGATATTGTATccaaagcaaaaaaaacatttgctCCTATCCAAAGCCCAgatagaaaaattcgaaaacgGTGTTTTGTAGACTTGACAGCATTGCTGTCCCAGTGCTCTATTGACAAAGTTGCTGAGAAAGTTCTGAAAGATATATTTAGTGAAACTCACATATACTTTCTCAATGGTCTTCGAGATAAATCAGAAGCTGTGAGAGAAGAAGCGActaaatttgtgatttttctcATAATTGAAATCTACCCagtaaatgatttttatcttACTTACATCATCCCTGTTCTGGTAGAGAGAATAGGCACTGTTGAGCTGGTGGAGGAATCTGAAGAGGTGAGGTTGAGCTTGCTTACATGCTTAAACAAGATTATCGTCAAATATACAAGAACTGAATATTTGAGACCATTTTTGAATGATTGTGTAACCATTCTTTGTGAAACTTTGAAAGACAAGTACTCAGTGATAAAAGAACTTAGTTGCCATGCCGTGGAAAATTTATCTATTGCACTAAATGCTGACTTTAAGAAGCAAGCAGAAACTTTACTGAAGCCTACTTTGAACTTGTTTTCATATCAAAAATACAAAGTTCGAATTGCAGCCATCAAGGCTGTTGGGGTGATTGTAATGCATAGTAGTTATAAAG GAGTGGAAGAGGCTGTTGGTCCTATGGCTGAAAGGCTGTTTGACCAAACCCCAGAAGTCCGACAAACAGTCTGTCAAGTAGCTTCTCACTGGTTGCTCCATCATGTCGACAGATATTCATACTTCCATAAGATGATACCTCTGTTGCTAACAGGTGTTATTGATGAAGTTGAGGCAACTCgaaaagaagcaatttttctgTGGGATCAAGTGGGAATGCAGTACTTGAAGGAAAATGAAAACGAACTTAAAGACAAGCTAGATTATTTAACAG AAGCCCCTAAATATTACCCCGAAGGGCTTGAAAGACCAAATTTAGGATGTCGTGTGTTAGTTCAAAGAAACCTGAGCAAACTGGCAGTGCCTCTATCCAACGAATTGTTCAGTTGGCAAATGGACGTGCGAGTAAGATGCAGTCAATTATTATGCGCCCTTGTACATCACGCTGAGGAAGATTTTACTTTCAACACCCAAAATCTGCTGCCTGCGATGTATTCTGCCGCTAGGGATGATGATCAGAGAGTCGTGCAGAATATTAAGAGGGCGAGTGAACTTATTGG TGCATTTGTAAATTACAAAACGTTGTCTAAACTGTTGTTGCCAGTTATACGGGACGAGCCCCATTATGGGCATCTCATCGTCTTCGCAGGAATTATTCAGGGTTCGACGAGTGAGACAATACAAGCGCATTTAGAGGAAGTGAGCGAGGTGTTAGCAGCAGACAATGTGTGTTATAACCAGAAG ataaaataCTCGTTAGCTTTTTTGGATTGCATAGCGGCCATATCCAAAAAAAACCTACATTTACCAGATAACAGTAGTTCAAACTTCAACATGTTCAAAGCTCTTGTCTGCGTGGTGTCCTTTAGGCACCCTGAGATTAAGGACAAAATAAACActgaactttttaaaacactGCATGGGATTTCACCTGCTTTCAATTCTCCAagtgaaaatttgaataagtTATTTACGTATATAAACCGCCAACCAAGACTTTGGACCGTTAATAGTGGCaactatttaatatttaaaacccTCCTCAGTCATTTTTCACTTAGCTATGGAGTAGATAAGGATTTGCTAGTGGAAATTTTAAAGGAGGCCCTTCATGTCGATGTCGATCCAGAGTCGCAATTAGTCATTTATTATACGCTCGCCAAGCGATTTGAATTCAAGACTATATTGTTTGGGGATGATCGTAGCTCTAAGGATACAAGCCGATTCTACGAAAGATTAATACACG aggtGTTCATTCCGGCGTTAGTATGGCGCGCAGGTGGCACGGCCGAAGCTATTCGTGGCATGGCAATCACCTGTTTAAAGTTCGCACTAACGCCAGATAGCACGTCACATGATTGCTCACCTGTACCAATATTTAGCTCAGCTAAATGTCTTCAGGAGACCATAGAAAAACTGCTGCCTATACTGCTAAGTATCTCCGACGATCCCACACATGTAATCAGAGAGGGCTCCGTGAAATGCTTGAAGTTGCTTATACAATACTCCGTCGATTGGTCGCTCAAATCGGACACCTGGAATGacgattttgtaaaaatttattctG AAATGCTTAAACGCTTAGACGATCCTCATGATACAGTGCGCGACGCTGCCCTTGAGTGTCTCGCAACCTTGTTTGACAACGTTCCATCGAAATTTTGCGAGGATGGTTTTAAAGAACATAGAAAACTACTTATTGATACTCTATTAACGCACTTGGATAGTTATGATTCCATCGTTCCTGATTTGA GCGCACTGAAAGCAATCATTCGTATGAAAATACCTGATATGGAACAACGAATTAGAGATACATTGCCAAGTTTAACGAGTCAAACTGCACATGATGCAATATTACATGAAGTCAATAGAGCGAATTAA
- the heix gene encoding ubiA prenyltransferase domain-containing protein 1 homolog has protein sequence MSDQSTTLVKDSVTNGELTDSASSKTAPRTKSGLMKLSSYVLALRPWSLSASLMPTLLGSTIAYKYPGADGFNYLTLVFTIFTIVSVHGAGNVVNTYFDYVKGIDNRKSDDRILVDHILSKDEVVSLGALLYICGCVGFIFTAAISPAKMEHLALVYFGGLSSSFLYTGGIGFKYIALGDVLILVIFGPISVLFAFLVQTGHIEWATMYYAIPLALNTEAILHSNNTRDSESDKKVGIVTLAIIIGHTASHVLYAFLLFTPYIMFMVATLKYSKWFVLPLVTLPSAFQIEKQFRSSDIQAVPKKTARLNLCFGILYVLACSMVPNLPFITKR, from the exons ATGTCAGATCAATCTACAACCCTTGTGAAGGACAGTGTCACAAATGGTGAACTTACAGACAGTGCCAGTTCTAAAACGGCTCCTCGAACAAAGTCAGGCCTAATGAAGTTATCCAGTTATGTGTTAGCACTGCGGCCTTGGTCTTTGAGTGCTAGTTTAATGCCAACGCTCTTGGGATCTACTATTGCCTACAAGTACCCTGGAGCTGATGGGTTTAATTATTTAACCCTAGTTTTTACCATATTTACCATAGTGTCAGTACATGGTGCTGGAAATGTAGTCAATACTTATTTTGACTATGTGAAAG GAATCGACAATAGAAAGTCAGATGACCGGATCCTAGTTGACCACATACTATCGAAAGATGAAGTAGTTTCTTTAGGTgctttattatatatttgtgGATGTGTTGGGTTTATCTTTACTGCAGCTATTTCCCCAGCAAAGATGGAGCATTTGGCTCTAGTGTATTTTGGTGGTTTATCTTCAAGTTTTCTTTATACTGGAGGAATTGGTTTTAAATACATAGCACTAGGTGATGTCCTCATTCTAGTAATATTTGGCCCTATTTCTGTGCTATTTGCCTTCCTGGTTCAAACAGGCCACATTGAGTGGGCCACCATGTACTATGCAATCCCTCTAGCATTGAACACTGAAGCAATTCTTCATAGCAACAATACCAGAGATTCAGAGTCTGACAAAAAGGTTGGAATAGTTACCTTAGCAATTATTATTGGACACACAGCTTCTCATGTTTTATATGCTTTTCTGCTCTTTACTCCCTACATTATGTTTATGGTAGCTACACTGAAATATTCTAAATGGTTTGTTTTGCCTCTAGTCACATTGCCCAGTgcttttcaaattgaaaaacagTTTCGGTCTAGTGATATACAGGCAGTTCCAAAGAAGACTGCCAggttaaatttgtgttttggCATTTTGTATGTTTTAGCATGCAGTATGGTTCCCAATTTGCCATTTATAACAAAAAGGTAG